In one window of Nitrospirota bacterium DNA:
- a CDS encoding thymidylate synthase, producing the protein MLPFCLHAKTISDAWFQLIYNIFDHSYTQKIQKGSFENEQYRLQYPGMAVFIEHPGEDMIPVIPPALNIPSPTTMDYIEDYFANYLMDPELSENETYKYSSRIHHPMPKGGTQFERVIEMLKATPLTNQAVIEIGSPEDHDICYGNDGNLDPPCLRLLDFKAVPINDELVLTVSCYFRSWDLWAGFPTNLGGIELLKSYVAGETNLKNGPMYAYSAGAHIYGYQEEIARIRTLKTVVKK; encoded by the coding sequence ATGCTTCCTTTTTGTTTGCATGCCAAGACAATATCAGATGCGTGGTTTCAGTTGATATATAATATTTTTGACCATTCCTACACTCAGAAAATCCAGAAAGGCTCATTTGAAAACGAGCAGTATCGCCTTCAGTATCCGGGCATGGCAGTGTTCATTGAACACCCCGGCGAGGATATGATTCCTGTGATTCCGCCTGCGTTGAATATCCCGTCGCCTACGACAATGGACTATATAGAAGATTATTTCGCAAATTACCTTATGGACCCTGAGCTTTCAGAAAATGAGACCTATAAGTATTCAAGCAGGATTCATCACCCGATGCCAAAGGGAGGGACGCAGTTTGAAAGGGTAATTGAAATGCTTAAGGCTACACCACTTACAAATCAGGCTGTTATAGAGATAGGCTCTCCGGAAGACCATGATATATGTTATGGAAACGACGGGAACCTTGATCCTCCATGCCTGAGGCTTCTGGATTTTAAGGCAGTGCCGATTAATGATGAGCTCGTTCTTACTGTAAGCTGCTACTTTCGTTCATGGGATCTGTGGGCAGGTTTTCCTACAAACCTCGGCGGCATAGAGCTTTTAAAAAGCTATGTTGCCGGAGAAACAAATCTAAAGAACGGGCCCATGTATGCGTACAGCGCAGGCGCTCATATCTACGGTTATCAGGAAGAGATTGCGAGAATAAGGACGCTAAAAACGGTGGTTAAGAAATAA
- a CDS encoding putative toxin-antitoxin system toxin component, PIN family, protein MKVVIDTNIFVSSFFGGNPKKITDLWKNEKITLCLSHAVLDEYIDVLGRIGMKDEAELEELLSLFAKGFNILFTTKTPKIKIVKNDPDDDKFIECAVALKADAVITGDGEVLAIQEYMGIRILPPQEFLESYRTK, encoded by the coding sequence ATGAAGGTCGTCATTGATACTAACATCTTTGTCTCATCTTTTTTCGGCGGAAACCCGAAGAAGATTACAGACCTGTGGAAAAATGAAAAAATAACCCTCTGCCTGTCCCATGCTGTCCTTGATGAATATATAGACGTCCTTGGCAGGATCGGCATGAAGGACGAAGCTGAACTTGAAGAACTGTTATCCCTTTTCGCCAAGGGCTTCAACATCCTGTTTACCACGAAAACACCAAAGATAAAGATTGTCAAAAATGATCCCGATGATGATAAGTTTATTGAATGCGCCGTGGCATTAAAGGCAGATGCTGTCATAACCGGCGATGGAGAAGTCCTTGCCATACAGGAATATATGGGTATCAGAATATTGCCGCCTCAGGAGTTTTTAGAGAGCTATCGGACTAAATAG
- a CDS encoding ribbon-helix-helix protein, CopG family: MSTQMIIRIDDEVKNRLNRLARGEGKTTSEMVRGLIEEHIKERDIGAYIDDLWGRIGRKLKSKGVTPAAIDKAIKSARKK, translated from the coding sequence ATGTCAACGCAGATGATTATAAGGATTGATGACGAGGTCAAGAACAGGCTCAACAGGCTTGCCAGAGGCGAGGGCAAGACTACGAGCGAGATGGTGAGAGGGCTTATAGAAGAGCACATTAAAGAGCGTGATATCGGCGCGTATATTGATGACCTGTGGGGTAGAATCGGCAGGAAATTGAAGTCAAAAGGCGTAACGCCTGCAGCGATTGACAAGGCTATTAAATCGGCGCGCAAAAAATAA
- the hemB gene encoding porphobilinogen synthase, giving the protein MFPLHRPRRLRKNEVIRRMVRETSLSPDDFIYPLFVTYGKNTRKEIKSMPGCYQESVDKIVKHAKEVYSLGIPAVILFGIPEHKDETGSGAYDPHGVVQKAIKAIKNRVPGLYVITDVCMCEYTAHGHCGIIEKSAVKNDPTLELLSKEAVSHARAGADMVAPSDMMDGRVKAIRIALDSEGFSEMPIMSYAVKYASAFYGPFREAAESTPKFGDRRSYQMDPANRREALKEAALDIEEGADIVMVKPAMTYLDIISDVRNAFNVPVAAYNVSGEYSMVKAAAKLGWIDEKRVMMEVLTSIKRAGADLILTYFAKEAAKILNK; this is encoded by the coding sequence ATGTTCCCTTTGCACAGGCCTCGAAGGTTGAGAAAGAACGAAGTCATCAGGAGAATGGTGAGAGAAACCTCGCTTTCTCCCGATGATTTTATATATCCTCTCTTTGTCACCTACGGCAAAAACACCCGCAAAGAGATAAAATCAATGCCGGGATGTTATCAGGAATCAGTTGATAAGATTGTAAAACATGCAAAAGAGGTCTATTCCCTCGGCATACCTGCGGTAATACTTTTCGGGATTCCTGAACACAAAGACGAAACAGGTTCAGGCGCATATGACCCTCACGGAGTCGTGCAGAAGGCGATAAAGGCAATAAAAAATAGGGTGCCCGGACTCTATGTCATAACAGATGTCTGCATGTGTGAATATACAGCTCATGGCCACTGCGGGATAATCGAAAAAAGCGCTGTAAAGAATGACCCCACATTAGAACTCCTATCCAAAGAGGCGGTATCTCACGCAAGGGCAGGAGCAGACATGGTAGCGCCGTCTGACATGATGGACGGAAGGGTAAAGGCGATAAGAATTGCGCTCGATTCCGAGGGGTTCTCAGAGATGCCAATAATGAGTTATGCGGTAAAATACGCATCGGCTTTTTATGGGCCGTTCAGAGAGGCTGCTGAGTCCACCCCTAAATTCGGTGACAGGCGCTCGTATCAGATGGACCCGGCAAACAGAAGAGAGGCGTTGAAAGAAGCTGCGCTTGATATTGAAGAAGGCGCTGATATTGTGATGGTAAAGCCTGCGATGACATATCTTGATATTATTTCTGATGTAAGAAATGCGTTCAATGTGCCTGTTGCAGCATACAATGTAAGCGGTGAATATTCTATGGTAAAGGCAGCAGCAAAACTCGGATGGATTGATGAGAAACGCGTTATGATGGAAGTTCTCACCTCAATAAAGCGCGCAGGCGCTGATTTGATTCTCACCTACTTTGCAAAAGAAGCGGCAAAGATTCTGAATAAATAA
- a CDS encoding iron-sulfur cluster assembly accessory protein, which yields MITITDTAAEKAKELLTTEGKAGWGLRVYTAGGGCCGPSYGMDIDEKPGDNDDVVEKNGIKVFVDKDTSKKLEGMNIDFIDDGEKQGFVITGGSAPSCGPSCTSCE from the coding sequence GTGATAACAATAACAGACACTGCTGCAGAAAAAGCAAAAGAGCTACTCACAACAGAAGGAAAAGCCGGCTGGGGGCTTCGTGTATATACTGCCGGAGGGGGATGCTGCGGCCCGTCTTACGGAATGGATATAGATGAAAAGCCGGGAGATAACGACGATGTAGTGGAGAAAAACGGTATTAAGGTCTTCGTTGACAAAGACACATCAAAAAAACTTGAAGGCATGAACATTGACTTCATAGATGACGGTGAAAAACAGGGCTTCGTCATCACAGGCGGAAGCGCTCCGTCATGCGGCCCAAGCTGCACCAGCTGCGAATAA
- the rlmN gene encoding 23S rRNA (adenine(2503)-C(2))-methyltransferase RlmN — MSKINLRALSKTAMEEFVKEQGLPAYRAKQILHWIYGKKAESIEDITELSKDLRERLSNAAYVSNLKLLSRQISQDGTEKFLFGLEDGESIESVLIPDEDRHTLCISSQVGCAMSCGFCLTGGIGFKRNLKAHEIVDQIIAVMKVKSEELKVKSSESIIPTPPTLLKVGAGRITNIVFMGMGEPLLNLDEVVEALHRITGFMGFSKRRITLSTCGIAPEIAELYRRAPHVNLAVSLNAATDEVRNRLMSINKKYPIRVLLDACRKAQLFLSPRDRITFEYVMIDGMNDSLSDAKRLMTLLKGIPSKVNLIPFNPFAGSRFKRPSDERVLAFQEILVRGGIYTFIRKSKGQDILAACGQLKAGYKTKVKS; from the coding sequence ATGTCAAAAATTAATCTCAGGGCATTAAGCAAAACTGCAATGGAGGAGTTTGTAAAAGAGCAGGGGCTTCCTGCTTACAGGGCAAAACAGATACTTCATTGGATATACGGAAAAAAAGCTGAGTCAATAGAGGATATCACCGAATTATCCAAGGACTTAAGGGAGAGACTTTCTAATGCCGCCTATGTCAGCAATCTAAAACTCCTGAGCAGGCAGATTTCTCAAGACGGGACTGAAAAATTCCTATTCGGGCTTGAAGATGGTGAGTCAATAGAGAGCGTGCTCATCCCTGATGAAGACCGTCACACGCTCTGTATTTCCTCTCAGGTAGGGTGTGCCATGTCGTGCGGTTTCTGTCTTACAGGGGGCATAGGATTCAAGAGAAATCTTAAGGCGCATGAGATTGTTGACCAGATAATTGCGGTAATGAAAGTTAAGAGTGAAGAGTTAAAAGTTAAAAGTTCAGAATCAATAATCCCCACTCCCCCCACTTTACTAAAGGTGGGCGCAGGGCGGATTACCAATATCGTTTTTATGGGGATGGGCGAGCCGCTGTTAAATCTTGATGAAGTGGTTGAGGCGCTTCACAGGATAACCGGGTTTATGGGCTTTTCAAAGAGGAGGATAACGCTTTCTACATGCGGAATCGCTCCTGAGATTGCAGAACTTTACAGAAGGGCGCCTCACGTTAATCTTGCTGTTTCTCTGAATGCGGCTACCGATGAAGTAAGAAACAGGCTCATGTCAATAAACAAGAAATATCCCATCAGGGTTTTGCTTGACGCCTGCAGGAAAGCCCAACTATTTTTATCTCCGAGGGACAGGATAACATTTGAATATGTGATGATAGACGGCATGAATGATTCCCTGTCTGACGCAAAGCGGCTTATGACGCTTCTCAAAGGGATTCCTTCAAAAGTGAATCTTATTCCTTTCAACCCATTTGCAGGAAGCAGGTTTAAAAGGCCCTCTGATGAGAGGGTTCTTGCTTTTCAGGAGATTCTTGTAAGAGGGGGAATTTATACTTTTATAAGGAAGAGCAAGGGGCAGGATATTCTTGCTGCATGCGGGCAGCTTAAGGCAGGATATAAAACAAAAGTTAAAAGTTGA
- the miaA gene encoding tRNA (adenosine(37)-N6)-dimethylallyltransferase MiaA produces the protein MKKVIILLGPTGVGKTEVSILLAKALDTEIISADSMQIYRGMDVGTAKPSEEQRMNIKHHMIDSVSPVEPFSVGRYIEDVTPIIEELHRRDKIPIVAGGTGLYIKAMTRGIFSGPSADWKLREELASLEEGQGGALYSYLQKLDPEAASKIMPADTRRIIRALEVCLKTKKGISEFQQKLTTSLPYEFIKIGLRRDRKELYRMLEERVDKMIDAGLVEEVKKLTSLVSNSKLQIPNFELSCMQAIGYKEIAMYLNGEIPLEEAIRLIKRNTKRYAKRQFTWFNKEEDIHWIDITGIQDVNEIFKQLWQVLDGVIQKA, from the coding sequence ATGAAAAAAGTAATTATCCTTTTAGGGCCGACAGGCGTCGGAAAAACAGAGGTCTCCATCCTTCTTGCAAAGGCTTTGGACACAGAAATAATCAGCGCAGACTCAATGCAGATTTACAGGGGGATGGATGTCGGGACTGCAAAGCCGTCTGAAGAGCAGAGGATGAATATTAAACATCACATGATAGATAGTGTAAGTCCTGTAGAGCCATTCAGCGTCGGCAGATACATTGAAGATGTTACGCCAATAATAGAGGAGCTTCACAGAAGAGACAAAATCCCCATCGTTGCAGGAGGGACAGGGCTTTACATAAAGGCAATGACAAGGGGGATATTCAGCGGGCCTTCCGCTGACTGGAAACTCAGGGAAGAACTCGCTTCGCTTGAGGAAGGACAGGGCGGTGCGCTTTATAGTTATCTGCAGAAACTCGATCCGGAGGCAGCTTCGAAGATAATGCCTGCTGACACAAGGCGTATCATAAGGGCGCTTGAGGTATGCCTTAAAACCAAAAAAGGCATCTCGGAGTTCCAGCAAAAACTCACGACCTCCTTACCGTATGAATTTATAAAGATAGGACTCAGGAGGGATAGAAAAGAACTTTACAGGATGCTTGAGGAACGTGTTGATAAGATGATAGATGCAGGGCTTGTGGAGGAAGTTAAGAAACTCACGAGTCTTGTTTCAAACTCCAAACTCCAAATTCCAAACTTTGAACTTTCTTGTATGCAGGCAATAGGATACAAAGAGATTGCAATGTATCTTAATGGAGAGATACCGCTTGAAGAGGCAATAAGGCTCATAAAGAGGAACACAAAGCGTTATGCCAAGAGGCAGTTTACATGGTTCAATAAAGAAGAGGATATACATTGGATAGATATTACAGGCATTCAGGATGTCAATGAAATATTCAAACAGCTATGGCAAGTTCTTGATGGGGTGATACAAAAGGCATGA
- a CDS encoding aconitate hydratase, with amino-acid sequence MGKNIIEKIFEAHKAYGELKTGSPVGLRVDQVYTQDATGTMTWLQLEAIGVDRVKVPLAVSYIDHNMLQTDYMNPDDHKFLQTTAAKYGAYFSRPGNGICHQVHLEQFAAPGRAALGTDSHTPTGGGMGMIAIGVGGLDAATVMAGAPFELTMPKVVKINLTGKLNRPWVSAMDVILEILMRLTVKGGVGKIFEYGGTGVKDLNVPERAAITNMGAELGATTSIFPSDGRTKFYLKAVGRETDWVELKADDDAEYSEIIDIDLGAIEPMIAQPHSPDNVVTVKSLKGTKVDQICIGSCTNSSYQSLKAVATILKGKTVSEGVTLLINPGSKQVYEMISREGLIADMISSGARMLEASCGPCIGMGGAPGSGQISVRSYNRNFQGRSGTKDAFVYLASPVSCAVFAIKGEIVDPRESGIKIGSFEEPSKYLINRSFIIPPLKDTSDVKVIKGPNIKDVPVKEPLKDRIEAEVLLKLGDNITTDDIMPAGSKVLPFRSNIPKISEFVFSGIDATFSKRANELKEKGGCIIIGGENYGQGSSREHAAMAPMFLGLQAVIAKAFARIHKANLINFGILPLQFKNPSDYEKAEKGDRLVIKGVINSLNGSQVYNVENITKGAAFEVVSDLNDRQKQIIIKGGLLPYTKG; translated from the coding sequence GTGGGTAAAAACATTATAGAGAAGATTTTTGAGGCGCATAAAGCATATGGCGAGCTGAAAACCGGCAGTCCTGTCGGGCTCAGGGTTGACCAGGTGTATACGCAGGATGCAACAGGCACTATGACATGGCTTCAGCTTGAGGCGATTGGCGTTGATAGGGTTAAGGTTCCGCTTGCTGTCTCATACATTGACCATAATATGCTCCAGACAGATTACATGAATCCTGATGACCATAAATTCCTTCAGACCACAGCCGCAAAATACGGCGCGTATTTCTCAAGGCCCGGCAATGGTATCTGCCATCAGGTTCATCTTGAGCAGTTTGCCGCACCCGGAAGAGCCGCGCTCGGCACTGACAGTCATACGCCAACAGGCGGCGGAATGGGAATGATTGCCATAGGCGTAGGCGGTCTCGATGCCGCAACAGTGATGGCAGGAGCGCCGTTTGAACTCACGATGCCCAAGGTCGTAAAGATAAATCTCACAGGAAAACTTAATCGCCCGTGGGTTAGTGCAATGGATGTTATTCTTGAAATCCTCATGAGGCTGACTGTAAAAGGCGGTGTCGGAAAGATATTTGAATACGGAGGGACGGGAGTTAAAGACCTGAATGTTCCTGAGAGGGCTGCGATTACAAATATGGGCGCAGAACTTGGGGCAACAACATCAATATTCCCGAGTGATGGGAGGACAAAATTCTATCTTAAAGCAGTCGGCAGAGAAACTGACTGGGTAGAGCTTAAAGCAGACGATGACGCAGAGTATTCGGAGATAATAGATATTGATTTAGGCGCAATAGAGCCGATGATAGCCCAGCCTCACAGCCCTGACAATGTTGTTACGGTGAAAAGCCTTAAAGGCACAAAGGTTGACCAGATATGCATCGGAAGCTGTACAAATTCTTCATATCAGAGTTTAAAGGCAGTTGCAACGATTCTGAAGGGCAAAACTGTTTCAGAGGGTGTAACCCTACTGATAAACCCCGGTTCAAAACAGGTATATGAGATGATTTCACGGGAAGGACTCATCGCAGACATGATCTCATCAGGCGCAAGAATGCTCGAGGCATCATGTGGGCCATGCATTGGAATGGGAGGCGCGCCGGGCAGCGGCCAGATATCAGTCCGCTCATATAACAGGAATTTCCAAGGAAGAAGCGGGACAAAGGATGCGTTTGTTTATCTTGCAAGCCCTGTATCATGCGCTGTCTTTGCAATTAAGGGAGAAATAGTTGATCCCCGCGAATCAGGCATTAAGATAGGCAGTTTTGAAGAGCCTTCCAAATATCTGATAAACAGGAGCTTCATAATTCCTCCTCTGAAGGACACATCAGATGTGAAAGTAATAAAGGGACCGAACATTAAAGATGTTCCTGTAAAAGAGCCTCTGAAAGACAGGATTGAGGCAGAGGTTTTGCTTAAACTCGGAGACAATATAACAACTGATGACATTATGCCGGCAGGCTCAAAGGTTCTTCCGTTTCGCTCAAACATACCTAAGATTTCAGAGTTTGTCTTCAGCGGCATTGATGCCACTTTCAGCAAGAGGGCTAATGAACTGAAGGAAAAGGGCGGATGCATTATCATAGGCGGTGAAAACTACGGTCAGGGCTCATCAAGGGAGCATGCTGCAATGGCTCCGATGTTCCTCGGGCTTCAGGCTGTGATTGCAAAGGCATTTGCAAGGATACATAAGGCCAATCTCATAAACTTCGGAATATTGCCGTTACAGTTCAAAAACCCCTCTGACTATGAGAAAGCAGAGAAGGGCGACAGGCTTGTCATTAAGGGTGTGATAAATTCACTGAACGGCAGTCAGGTTTATAATGTTGAAAACATAACAAAGGGCGCGGCATTCGAGGTTGTATCAGATTTGAATGACAGGCAGAAACAGATTATCATAAAAGGCGGGCTACTGCCGTATACGAAGGGGTAA
- the ribD gene encoding bifunctional diaminohydroxyphosphoribosylaminopyrimidine deaminase/5-amino-6-(5-phosphoribosylamino)uracil reductase RibD codes for MKDTAIMKRLLRLAAKARGMTSPNPMVGAVLVKNGKIIAEDYHRKPGAPHAEALVIDKAGEKAKGAALYVNLEPCCHTDKRTPPCTKAIIKAGIKKVVIGMKDPNPKVSGKGIEELSKSGINVVSGVLEEDSMKLNEAYAKYIMTKRPFVILKVAMTLDGKIATPEGESKWITGEKARELVHKTRSSVDAVMTAIGTIKADDPQLTARIKKGTRSPIRIVIDPDFEIPIDAKILNTPPETVIVTKVSKSQVSASKKKTLLEKNIKIIEYDGERVDLKWLMKKLGERGIASVLIEGGSSLNSHALEHGIVDKVMFFIAPKIIGGKESFPSVGGKAFRKLSEAHQLKNITLKRIGEDFLIEGYIKQEL; via the coding sequence ATGAAAGATACAGCTATAATGAAAAGGCTTCTGAGGCTTGCTGCGAAGGCAAGGGGCATGACAAGCCCGAATCCGATGGTAGGCGCTGTGCTTGTCAAAAACGGGAAAATCATCGCAGAGGATTATCACAGAAAACCCGGCGCTCCTCACGCAGAGGCTCTTGTCATAGACAAAGCTGGAGAAAAGGCAAAAGGCGCAGCGCTTTATGTGAACCTTGAACCATGCTGTCATACGGATAAGCGGACGCCTCCATGCACAAAGGCGATTATCAAAGCAGGGATAAAGAAAGTTGTCATAGGCATGAAAGACCCAAATCCAAAGGTTTCAGGGAAAGGGATAGAAGAACTTAGCAAATCAGGCATAAACGTAGTGTCAGGAGTTCTTGAGGAAGATTCGATGAAGCTGAACGAGGCTTATGCGAAATATATTATGACAAAAAGACCGTTTGTGATATTAAAAGTTGCAATGACCCTTGACGGAAAGATTGCCACTCCGGAAGGCGAGTCAAAATGGATTACAGGAGAAAAGGCAAGAGAATTGGTTCACAAAACAAGAAGCAGCGTTGATGCTGTGATGACAGCGATAGGAACAATCAAAGCTGATGACCCGCAGTTAACTGCAAGAATAAAGAAAGGGACAAGAAGTCCAATCCGAATTGTAATAGACCCAGATTTTGAGATTCCTATTGATGCGAAGATATTGAATACTCCGCCGGAGACGGTAATAGTTACGAAAGTGTCAAAGAGTCAAGTGTCAGCGTCTAAAAAGAAAACACTTCTGGAGAAAAACATAAAAATAATCGAATACGATGGAGAACGTGTTGATCTGAAATGGCTGATGAAAAAGCTTGGCGAGAGGGGAATAGCATCTGTGCTGATTGAAGGAGGCTCTTCCTTAAACAGCCATGCGCTTGAACATGGCATAGTTGACAAGGTTATGTTTTTCATAGCGCCAAAGATTATCGGCGGTAAAGAGTCGTTCCCGTCTGTCGGCGGAAAGGCATTCAGAAAACTCTCAGAGGCGCATCAGCTAAAAAATATAACTTTAAAAAGAATAGGCGAAGATTTTTTGATTGAAGGATATATTAAGCAGGAGTTATAA
- a CDS encoding leucyl aminopeptidase — MKILVKNISETNCACDALVLPFIEGDSEFYKKFGSAFQKQIRKAFSKEFHGKRNELLLMPAPEGIKPERILLVGLGKKNEVSAEIIRQAGGKAAVHLRDKGMKKIAVSTTLISSLKLPLVNLVEGALLGLYTFDRYKKEKKNKKIESITILSKISKRLSDELNWAEIITSSVYFARDLINTPSNDMTPSDLAKTAVSLRQKNLSVKVLEKKDAEKLGMGAYLSVAKGSKEPLKFIVLEYKGSKGKPLALIGKSITFDSGGISLKPSDGMEKMKYDMAGGAAVLGVLKATSALKLPVNLIGILPATENLPGGSATKPGDIAKAITGKTVEIINTDAEGRLILADAIGYAIKHFKPKAIIDIATLTGACSVALGNEAIAMMGNDRKLLDDIKKSADNTYERVWEMPLFDEYKEYIKSDIADIKNTGGKTGALVTAAYFLYEFAEKTPWVHLDIAGTAWVEKDKPYIPKGASGISVRLIMDLIKHLK, encoded by the coding sequence ATGAAGATATTAGTTAAAAATATCAGCGAAACAAACTGCGCCTGCGATGCGCTGGTTCTTCCTTTTATAGAAGGGGATTCAGAGTTTTATAAAAAATTCGGCTCAGCCTTTCAGAAACAAATCAGGAAGGCATTCTCAAAGGAATTCCACGGCAAGCGGAACGAGCTTCTTCTAATGCCGGCGCCTGAAGGGATAAAACCTGAAAGAATTTTACTTGTCGGCCTGGGCAAAAAAAACGAGGTATCTGCCGAGATCATAAGACAGGCAGGCGGAAAAGCAGCAGTGCATCTTCGCGACAAAGGAATGAAGAAGATTGCTGTTTCCACAACTTTAATCTCATCTCTTAAACTTCCCCTTGTAAATCTTGTGGAAGGAGCTTTGCTCGGTTTATACACCTTTGACAGATACAAAAAAGAAAAGAAGAACAAAAAGATAGAGAGCATTACGATTCTTTCAAAAATATCAAAAAGGCTTAGCGACGAACTCAATTGGGCTGAGATCATAACATCATCTGTATATTTTGCGCGGGATTTGATAAATACTCCGTCCAATGATATGACTCCTTCAGACCTTGCAAAGACAGCGGTGTCCCTGAGACAAAAAAATCTTTCGGTGAAAGTCCTTGAGAAAAAGGATGCAGAAAAACTTGGGATGGGAGCATATCTCTCTGTTGCAAAAGGCTCCAAAGAACCGCTGAAGTTTATTGTGCTTGAATATAAAGGCAGCAAAGGGAAGCCTCTGGCGCTGATAGGCAAGTCAATAACCTTTGACAGCGGAGGCATATCGCTGAAACCTTCTGACGGAATGGAAAAGATGAAATATGACATGGCAGGAGGCGCAGCAGTCTTGGGTGTGTTAAAAGCTACGTCTGCATTAAAACTTCCAGTAAATCTTATCGGCATACTTCCGGCTACAGAAAACCTGCCGGGAGGCTCTGCAACAAAGCCGGGTGATATTGCTAAAGCAATCACAGGCAAAACTGTTGAGATAATAAATACTGATGCGGAAGGCAGGCTGATACTTGCGGATGCAATCGGATATGCAATAAAACATTTCAAGCCAAAGGCAATTATTGATATCGCAACCCTCACAGGCGCATGTTCCGTTGCGCTCGGAAACGAGGCCATAGCCATGATGGGAAATGACAGGAAATTGCTTGATGATATCAAAAAGTCTGCTGACAATACCTATGAGCGCGTATGGGAAATGCCTTTATTTGATGAATACAAAGAGTATATAAAAAGCGACATCGCCGATATCAAGAACACAGGCGGCAAAACCGGTGCATTGGTAACAGCAGCATATTTCCTCTATGAATTTGCAGAAAAAACGCCGTGGGTTCACCTTGACATAGCAGGCACTGCATGGGTGGAAAAAGACAAGCCTTATATTCCGAAAGGCGCTTCAGGTATCAGCGTCAGGCTGATAATGGATTTGATAAAACATCTCAAGTGA
- a CDS encoding helix-turn-helix transcriptional regulator gives MKKKTGKSKRRSDCPISFALDIFGDKWSLLIVRDIIFRGKTSYGEFLESEEHIATNILANRLALLENAEIIEKTAHTKDKRKDIYTLTRKGIDLLPMLLEVSLWSAKYDTQTGAPKKFVSQLKKDKKRLIEQIRVGIKKNKFLFKQE, from the coding sequence ATGAAGAAAAAAACAGGAAAATCGAAAAGAAGGTCGGATTGCCCCATCAGTTTTGCATTGGATATTTTCGGCGACAAATGGTCGCTTCTTATCGTGCGCGACATCATATTCCGTGGAAAAACTTCCTATGGAGAATTTCTTGAATCAGAAGAACATATCGCCACCAACATTTTGGCGAATCGTCTGGCGCTTTTGGAAAATGCAGAGATCATAGAGAAAACCGCACATACCAAAGACAAGCGGAAAGACATATATACACTGACACGAAAAGGCATTGATTTGCTTCCCATGCTTTTGGAAGTGAGTCTGTGGAGCGCAAAATACGATACCCAAACTGGCGCTCCAAAAAAATTTGTTAGTCAATTGAAAAAAGACAAAAAGCGACTTATCGAGCAAATTAGGGTTGGCATAAAGAAAAATAAATTCCTTTTTAAACAAGAGTAA